From Pseudomonas hormoni:
GCGGAAGCGCCACATCGACAGCACGTAGCCGTTCATGGCACCGATGAAGGTCGAGATCAAAACCGCCGGCACAGTGATTTTCACCGAGTTCCAGAAGTAGCCGCCAACGACGTCCCAGGCTTTGATCCAGCCGATGCCGTCAATCACTTGCGGCCAGCTCAGCAGGTTGCCGGTGCGGATGTCTTCCGGGGATTTGAAACTGGTCAGCAGCATCACCACCAACGGGATCAGGTAGATCGCGGCGGCCAGCAACAGCGTTGCGTAAATCGCGATGCGGCTGAAGCTGATGCCCGGTTTGCCAAGTTGATTACTCATGGCGCTTGCCTCGCAATTCGGAGTACAGGTACGGCACCAGAATCGCCAGGATCGCGCCGAGCATCATCATGGCGCTGGCCGAACCAATGCCCATCTGGCCACGGCTGAAGGTGAAGGAATACATGAACATCGCCGGCAGGTCGGACGAGTAGCCGGGACCGCCAGCCGTCATCGCCGCCACCAGGTCGAAACTCTTGATCGCAATGTGCGCGAGGATCATGAAGGCGCTGAAAAACACCGGGCGCAGGCTCGGCAGAACGATCTTCAGGTAGATGGTCGGCAGGCTTGCACCGTCGACTTGCGCCGCACGGATGATCGATTGATCGACACCGCGCAGGCCGGCCAGGAACATCGCCATCACAAACCCTGAGGCCTGCCACACGGCGGCGATCACCAGGCAGTAAACCACGCGATCCTGATCCACCAGCCAGTCGAGACGGAAGCCTTCCCAGCCCCAGTCACGCAGCATTTTGTCCAGGCCCAGGCCTGGGTTGAGCAGCCATTTCCATGCGGTACCGGTGACGATCATCGAGAGCGCCATCGGGTACAGGTAAACGGTGCGGATAAAACCTTCCTTGCGAATGCGCTGGTCCAGCAGCACCGCGAGGAACACGCCCAGGACAAGGCTGATGCCGATGAACATACCGCCGAACACCGCGAGGTTCTTGCTCGCGACCCACCAACGATCGTTGTCCATCAGGCGGATGTATTGCTGCAGGCCGACCCATTTGTAGCTCGGCATGAAGCTGGAATTGGTAAAGGACAGTACGAATGTCCAGATGATGTAACCGTAGAAACCAACCAACACGATGAGCATGCTTGGCGCGAGTACCAACTTGGGTAACCAGCGTTGCAGCGCATCGAACGGTGAGGCTTTGCTGAAAACCGCCACAGAGCTCATCGGGATAATCCATTGGAGAAGTGAGTATCTGTAGGAGCGAGGCTTGCCCGCGAAGGCGGCGTAACTGTCGACAAATATGTTGAATGTCAGACTGCTTTCGCGGGCAAGCCTCGCTCCTACAAGGGGAACAGTCCCAGAAAATTGCCGCAGGCGAGCCCGCGGCGCCTGGGATTACTGGGCAGCTTTCACAGCCGATGCCAGTTGGGCGCTGGCCTTGGCCGGGTCAGCGTCCTTGTCGTTCATGAAGTTGGTGACCACGTCGAAGATCGCGCCCTGCACGGCCAGGGAAGTGGCCATGTTGTGCGCCATGCTCGGTTGCAGGCCGCCGGTCTTCTCGTCCGCCAGGAAGTCCTTGGCCGCTGCTTGAGCGCAGGAGTCGAAGCCCAAAGCGCTCATGTCGTTGAGCATGTCGGTGCGCACCGGGATCGAGCCTTTGTTTATGCTGAAGACCTTCTGGAAGTCTTTACCCAGAGCGACCTTGGCCAGGTCCTGCTGAGCGGCGATGTCGCCCTTGCGATCAGCTTTCAACTTGAACACGGCCATCGAGTCGATGTTGTAGGTGAAGGCTTTTTCGGTGCCTGGGAACGGCACGCACTGGTAATCCTTGCCGGCGACTTTCTTGGCCGCGGTCCATTCGCTCTTCGCCCAGTCACCCATCATCTGCATGCCGGCCTTGCCGTTGATGACGTCGGCGGCAGCGATGTTCCAGTCACGACCGGCGCGGTTCGGGTCCATGTAGCCGGTGAGTTTTTTCAGCTCGGTGAACGACTTGGTCATCTCAGGCCCGGAGAGGGTTTTCTGATCCAGGTCTACCAGTGCTTTCTTGTAACCGTCGGCCCCCATGACCGAGAGCACCACGTCTTCAAACACGGTGCTGTCCTGCCAAGGCTGACCACCGTGGGCGAGCGCGATGAAGCCGGCGGCCTTGAGCTTGTCGCCGGCGGCGTAGAATTCTTCGAGGGTGGTCGGGGCTTTGTCGATGCCCGCTTTCTTGAACACTTCCGGGTTGATCCACAGCCAGTTCACGCGGTGAATGTTCACCGGAACAGCAACGTAGTCACCTTCGTATTTGACGGTGTCGGAGACTTTCTTCGACAGCAGGTCATCCCACTTTTCCGACTTGGCGACGTCTTTCAGGGTGTCGGTGCTGAGCAGGCCAGTGCTGCCCCACTCCTGGATGTCCGGCCCCTTGATCTGGGCAACGCCCGGCGGGTTACCGGCGACTGCGCGGCTTTTCAGTACGGTCATGGCCGTGGAACCGCCACCCCCGGCGACTGCGCCGTCCTTCCAGGTGAAGCCGTCTTTTTCGACTTGGGCCTTGAGGACATCGACCGCTGCTTTTTCACCACCCGACGTCCACCAGTGAACGACTTCCACTGAACCTTTGGAATCGGCGGCAAGGGTACTGAGGGGGAATGCACTGAGGGGAAGCAGCGACGCGAGAGAAATGACAGTAGCGAGGCGAGAAATCGCGTTCATCTAGAAGTACCTTTCTTGTTGTTATGCATGCAAGTCTGGTGCTTGCGCTGCATAGGATTTTAAACAGGAGTCATCCCCTCGCAGGTAACGAAGGGACGCGTGAATGTCACCGCATGGTTACATAGAACCGCTCTGGGACAACCTTGCCAAGGCACTGGCCATGCTCGGCGCCAGCGGCAGGCGCGGAATCAGTACGGCTTGCCAGGCGTGGTAAAGATCGGGTTTGCCGGCCCAGATATCGGCACTCGGGCGGTTCAGCGGATCGAGCTCGTGATACCAACCGCCATCGCAGCGGTCGATGAAATGACTGTCACAAAACTCCCAGAACCGTCGGTACCAGGTTTCGTAGTGCGCCTCGCCCGTGCGTTTGAGCAACGCGCTGGCGGCGGCGCTGGCTTCGCAATGGGTCCAGTGCAGGCGATGGCGAACCACTGCGCGGTTGTCCCAGTCGAGGGTGTAGACAATCCCGGGCAGCCCGTCGACATCCCAACCGTGGCGGCAGTTGTGCTCGAAGAGTTTTTGCGCGTCGGTGGCAAGCCAGCCCGGCGTCAGCATTCCGGCCTGCACCCGCGCCGCTTCGAGGTGCAGCAATAGCCGCGCCCACTCGAAACCGTGGCCCGGCGTGGTGCCGTAAGGCCGAAAACCGTCGGCCGGGTTGTCGTGGTTGTACTCGCGCAGCGGCTGCCAGTCGCGGTCGAAATGCTCGACCACCAGGTACTCGTTGGCAGCGGCGTGACCGTGGATCACGCGCTCGACGATCCGTTGCGCGCGGCACAACCAGCGGTTGTCTTCAGTGACATCGGCCAGCGCGAGGAAGGCTTCGGTGGCGTGCATGTTGCTGTTGGCGCCGCGATAGCCTTCTTCTTCACTCCAGTCGCGGTTGAAGGATTCGCGCATCGCGCCCTCCTCCTCGCTCCAGAAATGCGTGTCGATGATGTTGATCGCGTCATCGAGCAAGGCTTGCGCGCCGGGACGTTGCGCGACCACCGCAGAGCTGGCGGCGAGGGCGACGAACGCGTGCAGGTAGGCCGCTTTGCCGGTGTTGCCGTCGCGGTGTTCGGGGGCGGCGAACCAGCCGCCGTGTTCGGCATCCTTCAATGGGCCGCTGAGGGCCTGGACGCCGTGATCCACCAACTCGGCGAAACCTGGCAGGCCCTGGATGTGCGCCATGGCGAAGCTGTGGGTCATGCGTGCGGTGTTCATGGTTTCGGCGTGGGCGTTGGCCGGGAGCCGGCCCTTTTCATCAAGATTGCCGAAGCCTTCGGGGAGCTTCGAAGCCTTGGCAAACGCCAGCAGACGCAGGCCTTCGGCGGCGAGCCATTGCTGATGGGCAGGTGCGTTCAGCCAACTGCTGAAGGCGGGTTGGAAGGTGTCCATGGGGTGCCTTTTTTGTTGTTATGACTGCAGGCAGTCTAAACAACGGGCGCGGGCGGGCTTGTAACGAAGGGGGCGAGTTATGTCACCGAGTTGTGACATTCACAGATTTTGTGCTGAGTGATTATTTGTGGCGAGGGAGCTTGCTCCCGCTGGGGTGCGAAGCGCCCCCCCAGAGGGACTGCTGCGCAGTCCAGCGGGAGCAAGCTCCCTCGCCACAAGGTCGGTGTCAATCAGCCGAACGAGGCAACTGCAAGGTCACCCGTAACCCACCTTCACGCAAATTCTGCAGGCTGACTTCCCCGCCATGGCTATGGGCAATGTTGCGGGCAATGCCCAACCCCAACCCATAACCCTGCTGCTGCCCGGCCAGGCGAAAGTGCGGCTCGAACACCTGCTCCAGCCGCTGCTCCGGCACACCCGGCCCTTCATCATCGACATGCAGGACAAACGCGTTCTCGTCATCATCGATATGCAGGTGCGCGTTCTGCCCGTACTTCAGGGCATTGTCGATCAGGTTGCCGATACAGCGCTTGAGCGCCAGCGGTTTGCCGGGATACGCCGCCAGCGCCCGACCCTGCTGGGTCACGCGACCATTGCCGTTGGGCGCCAGATACGGCTCCACCAGGCAATCGAGCACATGGTTAAGATCCACCGGCTCGATATTTTCGTGGATGTCGGTGTCTTTCACGCATTGCAACGCACCTTTGACCAGCAGCTCCAACTCATCCAGATCGCGGCCGAACTTGGCTTGCAGTTTTTCGTCTTCG
This genomic window contains:
- a CDS encoding carbohydrate ABC transporter permease, whose protein sequence is MSSVAVFSKASPFDALQRWLPKLVLAPSMLIVLVGFYGYIIWTFVLSFTNSSFMPSYKWVGLQQYIRLMDNDRWWVASKNLAVFGGMFIGISLVLGVFLAVLLDQRIRKEGFIRTVYLYPMALSMIVTGTAWKWLLNPGLGLDKMLRDWGWEGFRLDWLVDQDRVVYCLVIAAVWQASGFVMAMFLAGLRGVDQSIIRAAQVDGASLPTIYLKIVLPSLRPVFFSAFMILAHIAIKSFDLVAAMTAGGPGYSSDLPAMFMYSFTFSRGQMGIGSASAMMMLGAILAILVPYLYSELRGKRHE
- a CDS encoding ABC transporter substrate-binding protein, with protein sequence MNAISRLATVISLASLLPLSAFPLSTLAADSKGSVEVVHWWTSGGEKAAVDVLKAQVEKDGFTWKDGAVAGGGGSTAMTVLKSRAVAGNPPGVAQIKGPDIQEWGSTGLLSTDTLKDVAKSEKWDDLLSKKVSDTVKYEGDYVAVPVNIHRVNWLWINPEVFKKAGIDKAPTTLEEFYAAGDKLKAAGFIALAHGGQPWQDSTVFEDVVLSVMGADGYKKALVDLDQKTLSGPEMTKSFTELKKLTGYMDPNRAGRDWNIAAADVINGKAGMQMMGDWAKSEWTAAKKVAGKDYQCVPFPGTEKAFTYNIDSMAVFKLKADRKGDIAAQQDLAKVALGKDFQKVFSINKGSIPVRTDMLNDMSALGFDSCAQAAAKDFLADEKTGGLQPSMAHNMATSLAVQGAIFDVVTNFMNDKDADPAKASAQLASAVKAAQ
- a CDS encoding AGE family epimerase/isomerase, with translation MDTFQPAFSSWLNAPAHQQWLAAEGLRLLAFAKASKLPEGFGNLDEKGRLPANAHAETMNTARMTHSFAMAHIQGLPGFAELVDHGVQALSGPLKDAEHGGWFAAPEHRDGNTGKAAYLHAFVALAASSAVVAQRPGAQALLDDAINIIDTHFWSEEEGAMRESFNRDWSEEEGYRGANSNMHATEAFLALADVTEDNRWLCRAQRIVERVIHGHAAANEYLVVEHFDRDWQPLREYNHDNPADGFRPYGTTPGHGFEWARLLLHLEAARVQAGMLTPGWLATDAQKLFEHNCRHGWDVDGLPGIVYTLDWDNRAVVRHRLHWTHCEASAAASALLKRTGEAHYETWYRRFWEFCDSHFIDRCDGGWYHELDPLNRPSADIWAGKPDLYHAWQAVLIPRLPLAPSMASALARLSQSGSM